A DNA window from Megalobrama amblycephala isolate DHTTF-2021 linkage group LG11, ASM1881202v1, whole genome shotgun sequence contains the following coding sequences:
- the paqr8 gene encoding membrane progestin receptor beta, whose product MASGVLGRLSTLTLSIQQLGQLPHLSNWLPRLPLPKATVLASEVPSLFREPYILSGYRPVHQEWLSYFCSLFQSHNESLNVWTHLLAIPAVLLHFSLFAVTWGLTLNVASLPLFLYVLSSLTYLSFSVAAHLLQSQSELAHYSLFFVDYVGVAVYQYGCALGHYFYCSEPVWRQSLVGAVFLPGAAVLAWLSCGSCCYGKFRYRRPYPLRRKICQIIPTSLAYLLDISPVAHRLVTRSWDEPVLVFHALQVVFFVLSALFFSCPVPERFFPGRCDIVGHGHQIFHIFLAMCTLCQLEAMFRDYLVHQQSVVSVHGEHFILLAGGSFFLLVLCSVLTAVLMREAVQRQLKKKDCKQI is encoded by the coding sequence ATGGCAAGTGGAGTTTTGGGCCGTCTTAGTACACTGACATTGAGTATACAGCAGCTGGGTCAGTTACCACACTTGTCGAACTGGTTGCCCCGTCTACCTTTACCTAAAGCCACCGTACTCGCCTCTGAGGTGCCGAGTCTGTTTCGTGAGCCCTACATCTTGTCGGGCTATCGTCCGGTCCATCAGGAATGGCTGAGCTACTTCTGTAGCCTCTTTCAAAGTCACAACGAGTCGCTCAATGTATGGACACACCTGCTGGCGATCCCTGCTGTTCTACTCCACTTTTCTTTATTCGCAGTCACATGGGGGCTGACGCTCAATGTGGCGTCTTTGCCTCTGTTTTTATACGTGTTGTCGTCACTTACCTACCTCAGTTTCAGTGTGGCCGCCCACCTGCTGCAGTCACAGTCTGAGCTGGCCCATTACTCCCTCTTCTTTGTAGACTATGTTGGCGTAGCTGTTTACCAATATGGCTGTGCACTTGGCCACTATTTTTACTGTTCTGAGCCAGTATGGAGACAAAGCCTAGTGGGTGCTGTGTTTCTACCTGGTGCCGCGGTGCTGGCCTGGTTGTCCTGCGGCAGTTGCTGCTACGGCAAATTCCGTTACCGCCGTCCATACCCTCTCCGCCGCAAGATCTGCCAGATCATTCCCACCAGCCTGGCCTACTTGCTCGACATAAGCCCTGTAGCGCACCGCCTGGTCACCAGATCTTGGGACGAGCCAGTGTTGGTGTTTCACGCCCTGCAAGTGGTGTTTTTTGTGTTGTCGGCTCTGTTTTTCTCTTGCCCAGTTCCTGAGCGCTTCTTTCCAGGGAGATGTGACATTGTGGGTCACGGACATCAGATCTTCCACATCTTCCTGGCCATGTGTACTCTGTGCCAGCTGGAGGCAATGTTTAGAGACTATCTGGTGCATCAGCAGTCTGTAGTAAGTGTGCATGGAGAACACTTCATTCTACTGGCTGGAGGATCGTTCTTCTTATTGGTGTTGTGCAGCGTTCTGACTGCAGTTCTAATGAGAGAAGCTGTGCAAAGACAGCTGAAGAAGAAAGACTGCAAACAAATTTGA
- the mcm3 gene encoding DNA replication licensing factor MCM3 — MAAEVVDDQELREAQRDYLDFLDDDQDQGIYQSKVRQMISENKSRLIVNLNDLRRRNEKRAAKLLSNAFEELVAFQRALKDLVASIDATYAKQHEEFFIGLEGSFGNKHVSPRTLTSRLLGSMVCLEGIVTKCSLVRPKVVRSVHYCPATKKTMERKYTDLTSLEAFPSSAIYPTKDEENNPLETEFGLSVYKDHQTITVQEMPEKAPAGQLPRSVDIILDNDLVDAIKPGDRAQVIGTYRCLPGKKGGFTSGTFRTIMIACHVKQMSKEVAHYFSADDVAKIKSFCRSRSKNLFDQLARSLAPSIHGHEYIKKAILCMLLGGVEKVLENGSRIRGDINVLLIGDPSVAKSQLLRYVLHTAPRAIPTTGRGSSGVGLTAAVTTDQETGERRLEAGAMVLGDRGVVCIDEFDKMSDMDRTAIHEVMEQGRVTIAKAGIHARLNARCSVLAAANPVYGRYNQYKTPMENIGLQDSLLSRFDLLFIMLDQMDPEQDREVSDHVLRIHRYRDPHEQEGAALSFGGAIDALATEDPNVVQEEEEELQVYEKHNPLLHGSKKLKDRVVSKAFMRKYIHVAKALSPVLTQEAANHIAEEYSRLRSQEQLGSDIARTSPVTARTLETLIRLSTAHAKARMSKVVELLDTEVAVELVQFAYFKKVLEKERKRSRNGGQDAASEDEEEEDEAQETPRPQRKRRRQSERRPSQGSESYDPYDFDTETDIPQIQSPAPARQDEEPVDTPDQNGHTGLSDDRLKEFKTALLEVFRSAHAQSVGMIALMESLNKSCPSPFNETEVRAALARMQDDNQVMVADDIIFLI; from the exons ATGGCTGCTGAAGTTGTGGACGACCAGGAGCTGAGGGAGGCGCAGAGGGATTACCTGGATTTTCTTGACGACGAT caagaCCAGGGCATCTATCAGAGCAAAGTACGACAGATGATCAGCGAAAACAAATCCAGGCTCATTGTGAACCTCAACGACCTGCGCCGCCGCAACGAAAAGCGAGCAGCCAA GTTGCTGAGTAATGCTTTTGAAGAGCTTGTTGCATTCCAGCGTGCCCTAAAAGATCTGGTGGCTTCAATAGATGCCACTTATGCCAAGCAGCACGAAGAGTTCTTCATTGGTCTGGAGGGCAGCTTCGGCAACAAACACGTCTCCCCTCGAACCTTGACCTCTCGTCTGTTGGGTAGCATGGTGTGTTTGGAGGGCATTGTCACAAAAT GCTCTTTGGTGCGTCCCAAAGTGGTACGCAGTGTGCACTACTGCCCAGCCACTAAGAAGACTATGGAGCGCAAATACACAGATCTGACCTCTCTGGAAGCCTTCCCTTCAAGTGCCATTTACCCCACCAAG GATGAGGAGAACAATCCACTGGAGACTGAGTTCGGTCTGTCCGTCTATAAGGACCATCAGACCATCACAGTGCAGGAGATGCCGGAGAAAGCCCCTGCCGGTCAGCTGCCCCGCTCTGTGGACATCATCCTGGACAACGACCTGGTGGACGCTATAAAACCAGGGGACCGCGCGCAGGTGATCGGCACCTACCGCTGCCTGCCCGGCAAGAAGGGCGGATTCACCTCGGGCACCTTCAG GACCATCATGATCGCCTGTCACGTCAAACAGATGAGCAAAGAAGTTGCTCACTACTTCTCTGCAGATGATGTAGCCAAGATCAAGAGCTTCTGCAGATCTCGCTCAAAG AATTTGTTTGATCAGTTGGCTCGCTCACTGGCCCCCAGTATTCATGGTCATGAGTACATAAAGAAGGCCATCCTGTGTATGCTTCTAGGAGGGGTGGAGAAGGTTTTGGAGAATGGCTCACGCATTAGAGGAGACATCAACGTACTTCTCATAG GTGACCCGTCAGTGGCCAAGTCTCAGCTGCTCCGGTACGTTCTGCACACCGCACCTCGTGCCATTCCCACCACAGGCCGAGGCTCATCAGGTGTAGGTCTGACTGCAGCCGTCACCACTGACCAAGAGACAG GTGAGCGTCGTCTCGAGGCTGGTGCCATGGTTTTGGGGGATCGAGGGGTGGTCTGCATTGATGAGTTTGACAAAATGTCAGATATGGATCGCACTGCTATCCATGAGGTCATGGAACAGGGCCGCGTCACCATCGCTAAAGCCGGCATCCACGCTCGGCTCAATGCCCGCTGCAGCGTCCTGGCAGCTGCCAACCCCGTTTATGGCAGA TATAATCAGTATAAGACCCCCATGGAGAACATTGGCCTGCAGGACTCGCTGCTGTCTCGTTTTGATTTGCTCTTCATCATGCTGGATCAGATGGACCCAGAGCAGGACCGCGAGGTTTCCGATCACGTCTTGCGCATTCACCGCTACAGGGATCCCCATGAGCAGGAAGGAGCAG CTCTGTCTTTTGGTGGTGCAATCGATGCATTGGCCACTGAAGACCCTAATGTAGTTcaggaggaagaagaggagcTGCAAGTGTATGAGAAACACAATCCACTTCTCCATGGCAGCAAAAAACTCAA gGACAGAGTGGTGAGTAAAGCATTCATGAGGAAGTACATCCACGTTGCCAAGGCTCTTTCTCCTGTTCTGACTCAAGAAGCGGCCAATCACATTGCAGAGGAGTACTCGAGACTGCGCAGTCAGGAGCAGCTCGGCTCTGACATTGCACGG ACGTCACCAGTTACTGCTAGAACCCTAGAGACTTTGATCCGTCTTTCTACGGCTCACGCCAAAGCTCGCATGAGCAAAGTTGTGGAACTGTTGGACACAGAAGTTGCTGTGGAGCTTGTGCAGTTTGCCTATTTCAAGaag GTTTTGGAGAAGGAACGTAAACGCTCTAGAAATGGGGGCCAGGATGCGGCCTCagaggatgaggaggaggaggatgaagcACAAGAAACACCTCGACCACAGAGAAAAAG GAGGCGCCAATCTGAGCGCAGACCATCTCAGGGCAGCGAGTCTTATGACCCCTATGACTTTGATACTGAGACTGACATACCACAAA TTCAGTCCCCGGCTCCTGCAAGGCAGGATGAGGAGCCAGTGGACACACCTGATCAGAATGGTCACACGGGGTTATCTGATGACAG GTTGAAGGAGTTCAAAACCGCACTGCTGGAGGTGTTCCGCTCTGCTCATGCTCAGTCAGTGGGCATGATCGCTCTAATGGAGAGCCTCAACAAGAGCTGCCCATCACCGTTTAACGAAACCGAGGTCCGTGCCGCTCTCGCCCGCATGCAGGACGACAACCAGGTTATGGTGGCTGATGACATCATCTTCCTTATATAA
- the il17a/f3 gene encoding interleukin 17a/f3 translates to MQLSLVFRAVLLLFLLALIIGVECNSSQKKPKRKGKSKHLDARGEKDKLWFVMDSTLNMSMTASPSPSRSMSPWTYETSFDNSRIPVQISEAKCEKRRCLTKDGKEDWGLESKPIYYEIIVLRRVKDKNATKYALKLETKIVSLGCTCVLPIVVPQS, encoded by the exons ATGCAGCTCTCATTA GTTTTCAGAGCTGTGCTGCTGCTTTTTCTGCTTGCCCTTATAATAGGTGTGGAATGTAATTCCTCTCAGAAAAAGCctaaaagaaaaggaaaatcaAAACATTTAGATGCTAGAGGTGAAAAGGACAAACTGTGGTTCGTCATGGACTCAACTCTGAACATGTCAATGACTGCCTCCCCGTCTCCAAGCAGATCTATGTCACCATGGACATATGA AACTTCCTTTGACAATTCACGAATCCCAGTGCAAATCTCTGAGgcaaaatgtgaaaaaagaCGCTGTTTAACTAAAGATGGTAAAGAAGACTGGGGACTGGAGTCTAAACCCATCTACTATGAGATCATTGTTCTGAGGCGAGTGAAGGACAAAAACGCGACAAAATACGCCCTTAAACTGGAGACTAAAATAGTTAGTCTAGGCTGTACATGTGTTTTACCCATTGTTGTGCCTCAGAGTTAA